The proteins below come from a single Rosa rugosa chromosome 2, drRosRugo1.1, whole genome shotgun sequence genomic window:
- the LOC133728976 gene encoding glutathione S-transferase T3-like yields the protein MAEQMGNTRPVPGQEGDQSEDTQDKRRWTDEEDVQLCKSWKVVSQDPAVGTNKKKNDLWLRVKRHFDANWPKSRTTQSLQGRWKILKVELFEWHCALRQAKNWYKSGSNAVDEQDEAQKLWHNGMKKKGKIKRHLFQSFDSYAVVEGFAQFKDFPSHTSGGTSNVGSQHTHTQPIAENSPINLDMDVDEVIAGETAGPNVRPQGRKAAKEAIRKAKKAAKEGSPYSSSLESIANNQIEATKGKKKLDDEFARSLQEEEKRACILLQIEMRKEQLLFQERQDRIKEMEERIKEREERIMEIDTSKMTPNKKRYWSRKQKKITEKEDLDEQPPPSMGGYYPQPNFGGAFPQPNFGGAYPQPPYPGAFPQPPLTGGFPPPPFTGGFPQPPYPGGYYPQPPYPEGYPTQPQFSPFSTGESTNPYPNPNDEPSNTNYLSREDEDYDLNN from the exons ATGGCCGAACAAATGGGAAACACACGTCCAGTGCCCGGACAAGagggagatcaaagtgaagatacccaagataaaaggagatggacggatgaggaagatgttcaattgtgcaagtcttggaaagtTGTAAGCCAAGATCCGGCTGTGggcacaaataaaaaaaaaaacgacttaTGGTTGCGAGTGAAGCGACACTTTGACGCAAATTGGCCCAAGAGCCGAACAACCCAATCTTTGCAGGgaaggtggaaaattttgaaggttgaactttttgagtggcattgtgcattaaggcaagcgaaaaattggtacaagagcggttcgaatgcggttgatgag CAAGATGAAGCACAAAAATTGTGGCATAACGGGATGAAGAAAAAAGGGAAGATCAAAAGACACCTGTTTCAGAGTTTTGATAGTTACGCTGTTGTGGAGGGCTTTGCACAATTTAAAGACTTCCCTAGCCATACATCCGGAGGAACATCAAATGTAGGAAGTCAACATACGCACACACAACCAATTGCTGAAAATTCCCccatcaacttggacatggatgtAGATGAGGTAATTGCAGGTGAAACTGCAGGTCCAaatgtgaggcctcaaggaaggaaGGCTGCGAAAGAAGCAATCCGGAAAGCCAAAAAGGCAGCGAAAGAAGGAAGTCCTTACTCAAGCAGTCTCGAGAGTATAGCGAACAACCAAATAGAGGCAACGAAGGGCAAGAAAAAACTCGATGACGAATTCGCTCGAAGTCtccaagaggaagagaaaagagcATGTATCCTCTTGCAAATCGAAATGCGAAAAGAGCAACTCCTATTTCAAGAAAGGCAAGATCGAATTAAAGAGATGGAAGAGCGTattaaagagagggaagagcgtattatggagatTGATACAAGTAAAATGACGCCAAATAAAAAGCGTTATtggtcaagaaaacaaaagaagataacGGAGAAAGAAGATCTTGACGAGCAGCCGCCACCTTCTatgggtggatactatccgcaaccaaattttggtggtgcatttccacaaccaaattttggtggtgcatacccacaacctccttaccccggtgcattcccacaacctcccttaaccggtggattcccaccacctcccttcaccggtggattcccacaacccccttaccccggtggatactatccgcaaccaccttaccccgagGGATATCCTACACAACCACAATTTTCACCTTTCTCTACGGGTGAGTCCACCAACCCGTACCCTAACCCTAATGATGAGCCTTCAAACACAAATTACCTTTCTAGAGAGGATGAGGATTATGATTTGAACAATTAG